ACCACCGGTGACTAAAGCCTTTTTCATGAGGAACCACAAGACAAACTCTGTGCCACAACATAATCCATAACTTCCAGATCAAACGACGTCTTCCTGTCCGCCGGCCAAAACCATCCAATCATTCTTCCTCGTATCCAGTAAACATCGCTTTTATATGAGCAAGCGGGGTATGCCCCAGCGTTGCCAAATAGATGTGCCCCACAATAAATGCAGCAAAGAAAAAGAACAGCACAACATGGACTAGATTAATTATCCTAATCCCACCCATGAACTCGATATAATTTTCAAACCGCTTGATCTCCCACAAAAAAAGCCCTGTTACAATTTGAAGTGGCAGCAGAACAAACATGATTATGGCATATGTCTTCTGTTGCATCAAATTAAACTTGTTTTCCGGTGTAATCTTGTGGGGATTATGATCGCCCCGGAATATGCCGTAGGAATAATAAACGATCTGCTCTTTAATTTTCCCCACCATACCTTTAGGGCTAGGGATAT
The Desulfobulbaceae bacterium genome window above contains:
- a CDS encoding cytochrome B; its protein translation is MRRKVEEEPTKMMYVHHAPIRVWHWVNAAAFIFLLITGVQIRFAAQIDWFSLEEAVHLHNYVGFMVISNYFLWLFYCLGSGQIRLYIPSPKGMVGKIKEQIVYYSYGIFRGDHNPHKITPENKFNLMQQKTYAIIMFVLLPLQIVTGLFLWEIKRFENYIEFMGGIRIINLVHVVLFFFFAAFIVGHIYLATLGHTPLAHIKAMFTGYEEE